From Pogoniulus pusillus isolate bPogPus1 chromosome 5, bPogPus1.pri, whole genome shotgun sequence, the proteins below share one genomic window:
- the NDUFB4 gene encoding NADH dehydrogenase [ubiquinone] 1 beta subcomplex subunit 4, translating into MASGPPPTAAQAYRPNRYVSLPAELDPDTYDASPEKRRAEAERLAIRARLKRQYQLQLNNPKPPAVIEDPALLRWTYARTHNIYPTFRPTPKTSFLGAVYALGPLIFWAVAFKVDRDRREKLIQEGKYVRPFSVF; encoded by the exons ATGGCGTCCGGGCCGCCCCCTACCGCCGCCCAGGCCTACCGGCCCAACCGCTACGTCTCGCTGCCGGCCGAGCTCGACCCCGATACCTACGACGCGTCGCCGGAGAAGCGCCGTGCTGAGGCCGAGCGCTTGGCTATTCGCGCCCGCCTCAAGCGGCAGTACCAGCTGCagctcaacaaccccaagccaCCGGCCGTCATC GAAGATCCTGCCTTGCTCCGCTGGACCTATGCAAGGACACACAACATCTACCCTACTTTCCGCCCGACACCAAAGACGTCATTTTTAGGAGCTGTTTATGCTTTAGGCCCTCTCATTTTCTGGGCTGTTGCCTTCAAAGTTGACAGG GACCGCAGAGAGAAGCTTATCCAAGAAGGTAAATATGTGCGACCATTCAGCGTATTTTAG